From Seriola aureovittata isolate HTS-2021-v1 ecotype China chromosome 20, ASM2101889v1, whole genome shotgun sequence, a single genomic window includes:
- the arhgap29a gene encoding rho GTPase-activating protein 29 isoform X2, with protein MGDVENGSVLGLPLTKRSRSFENLSVESGGSGPEKDDPPGLCLPVRVEEVDRTLQRQDSGVESALLYAKAWSKYTKELLAWVEKRLNMDIECAKSYAKMAESAKTLASQQEFMPFREIYMTAFKNDSEYSQLVLHTAAVLQSNKFMQPLLARKNELDKLRKEVKEQWQREQKKMHEADSALRKARLLQVQRQEEYEKAKVSTSRLEEEQMGGGGGAAAAKQLEKRRRLEEDALQKAEEAREHCKACQIDVGEKRVDLANTKSEIITQIREMVSQCDLTLKAVTVNWFQLQQAQVVSLPVNHQSLCENAKLYEPGQRYIDFVRSLPTDGPRLESHSFDSAVTQSTGLPFNKRSLSGYHSSHSNLSQASVTSDLLGGDDVDSPINAQHTKIAERRSNSSIDIQALRIQTPFRPWATAGQGGGMCSDSESAGGSSESRSMDSPTASPGDFKRRLPRTPSTGTMSSADDLDEREPPSPSDNGLSEIVIETASSPGPFRNTQMSKAAQTHKLRKLRAPSKCRECDGLVVFHGAECEECSLACHKKCLETLAIQCGHKKLQGRLHLFGIDFTQAAKNSQDCIPFIIRKCTSEIENRALNMKGIYRVNGAKSRVEKLCQAFENGKDLVELSDLYPHDISNVLKLYLRQLPEPLILFRFYNDFIGLAKESQSVIVEELEALRLSPTPVASAQVSVDLNRVLFKIKDLLRQLPPAHYKTLQFLIEHLHRVTERSEENKMTASNLGIIFGPTLIKPRQADAEVSLSSLVDYPYQALIVELLIRHYEMVFDTPLSPLSISSPTEVDAHPSPDTRLTHQEKERRLSRHSKSLGDIKEQTSKVYKRHSSIIPSSHLLAEVEETTPSLDGSDFEPVDEVDSETLNGVLSSGVPEVPKPGERGLCRSQHITVTRVQLRQPRNKLSSRPVSMPAEQILSRGQVDENNSWNSADQDVRKGGSCDQSIEEVDETENTKLRVATHYRSTFIDTQTLRRTWDKQYKHDVASRSVRIVASSSTESTAADASNLSTSVPSTLSLGTTGDTISTIYPNRPYTVAVRPSRTLRREDNVIKYSPITTAFRAPRTLQPPPGTFYKPPSGSKAKALQNCVLTNSAEEEDDEEEEEEEDDEEEELGIEIEVSVDEPLEEVTEAEQVAMSQSPSSSPEELGQNQAKPVYQRLRPRRLQEVEHREAHFV; from the exons ATGGGAGATGTAGAGAATGGATCAGTGTTGGGGCTCCCCCTAACTAAGAGAAGCAGG tcttttgaGAACCTTTCCGTGGAATCTGGAGGATCCGGTCCTGAGAAAGATGATCCGCCAG GGCTGTGTCTGCCGGTTCGGGTGGAAGAGGTGGACAGGACGCTGCAGCGGCAGGACAGCGGGGTGGAGTCCGCGCTGCTCTACGCCAAGGCCTGGTCCAAGTACACCAAAGAGCTGCTGGCATGGGTGGAAAAACGTCTCAACATGG ATATCGAGTGTGCGAAGAGTTACGCCAAAATGGCAGAATCTGCCAAGACGCTCGCAAGTCAGCAG GAATTCATGCCTTTCCGTGAGATCTACATGACTGCTTTCAAAAATGACAGTGAATACAGCCAGTTGGTACTTCACACTGCAGCAGTACTCCAAAGCAACAAATTCATGCAG CCTCTCCTGGCCAGAAAGAATGAGCTGGACAAACTACGAAAAGAGGTCAAGGAGCAGTGgcagagagagcaaaagaaGATG CATGAGGCAGACAGTGCTCTGAGGAAGGCTCGGCTGCTGCAGGTCCAGCGGCAGGAGGAATATGAGAAGGCCAAAGTGTCCACCAGCCgcctggaggaggagcagatgggaggaggagggggagcagcGGCGGCCAAACAGCTAGAGAAGAGGCGCCGGCTGGAGGAGGATGCCCTACAGAAG GCTGAGGAGGCCAGGGAGCACTGCAAAGCCTGTCAGATTGATGTTGGAGAGAAGAGAGTGGATCTTGCCAACACCAAGAGTGAGATCATCACTCAGATCCGAGAGATGGTCTCTCAGTGCGACCTCACCCTCAAGGCT GTGACAGTCAATTGGTTCCAGCTCCAACAGGCCCAGGTTGTATCCCTCCCTGTCAACCACCAGAGTCTGTGTGAAAATGCCAAGCTGTACGAGCCTGGCCAGCGCTACATCGACTTTGTCAGGAGTTTGCCCACTGATGGGCCTCGCCTGGAGTCCCACTCGTTTGATTCAGCTGTTACACAAAGCACAGG GTTGCCTTTCAACAAGCGCTCGCTAAGTGGCTACCACTCGTCCCACAGTAACCTGTCGCAGGCATCCGTGACTTCTGACCTCCTTGGTGGAGATGACGTAGACAGTCCCATCAATGCCCAGCATACCAAGATTGCAGAACGGCGCTCCAACAGTAGCATAGACATCCAAG cACTTCGGATTCAGACCCCATTTCGTCCCTGGGCCACGGCCGGCCAAGGTGGAGGGATGTGCAGCGACTCAGAAAGTGCCGGAGGGAGCAGTGAGTCCCGCTCCATGGACTCACCCACTGCGAGTCCAG GAGACTTCAAGAGGAGATTACCCAGAACCCCCTCCACTGGCACCATGTCTTCTGCTGATGATCTGGATGAGAGAGAGCCTCCCTCGCCCTCTGATAACG GTTTAAGTGAGATTGTAATAGAGACAGCCAGCTCCCCAGGTCCCTTTAGAAATACCCAGATGTCCAAGGCAGCTCAAACCCACAAGCTGAGGAAGCTCAGAGCACCCTCCAAGTGTCGAGAGTGCGATGGCCTGGTGGTGTTTCATGGAGCAGAGTGTGAGGAG TGTTCTTTGGCCTGCCACAAGAAGTGTCTGGAAACCCTGGCCATCCAGTGTGGCCATAAGAAGCTCCAGGGGAGGCTTCACCTCTTTGGCATCGACTTCACACAGGCAGCGAAGAACAGTCAGGACTGCATTCCCTTCATCATACGGAAGTGTACGTCAGAGATCGAGAACAGAGCGCTCAACATGAAG GGTATCTACCGTGTGAATGGTGCCAAGTCTCGGGTGGAGAAGTTGTGCCAGGCGTTTGAGAACGGCAAGGACCTGGTGGAACTCTCCGACCTTTATCCCCACGACATTAGCAACGTACTCAAACTCTACTTGAGACAG CTTCCAGAGCCACTCATCCTGTTCCGCTTCTATAACGACTTCATCGGTTTGGCCAAAGAAAGCCAGAGTGTCATTGTGGAGGAACTGGAGGCGTTACGTCTCAGTCCCACCCCGGTGGCCTCGGCTCAGGTCAGCGTGGATCTCAACCGGGTCCTCTTCAAGATCAAGGACCTGCTGAGGCAGCTGCCACCAGCTCATTACAAGACGCTGCAGTTCCTAATAGAGCATCTGCACCG gGTCACAGAGCGGTCAGAGGAGAATAAGATGACGGCAAGCAACCTGGGTATCATCTTTGGCCCAACGCTGATCAAGCCAAGGCAGGCAGACGCAGaagtttctctctcctctctggtgGATTACCCCTATCAAGCACTCATTGTGGAGCTCCTGATCAGACACTATGAGATGGTCTTTGACACCCCCCTCAGTCCACTAAGCATCTCCTCGCCTACAGAGGTTGATGCCCACCCTAGCCCCGACACCCGCCTCACCCACCAGGAGAAGGAGAGGCGGCTGAGCAGGCACTCCAAGTCGCTGGGAGATATTAAGGAg CAAACCTCTAAGGTGTATAAAAGGCATTCCTCCATTATTCCTTCTTCCCACTTACTGGCTGAGGTTGAGGAGACCACGCCGAGCCTCGATGGAAGTGACTTTGAACCTG TTGATGAAGTGGATTCAGAGACCCTCAATGGGGTTTTATCATCAGGTGTCCCTGAAGTCCCGAAACCTGGCGAGAGAGGGCTCTGTCGTTCACAGCATATCACAGTCACCAGGGTCCAGCTTCGACAACCTCGCAACAAACTCTCCTCCCGGCCGGTCAGCATGCCAGCTGAACAGATTCTAAGCCGAGGCCAAGTCGACGAGAACAACAGCTGGAACAGCGCTGACCAAGACGTCAGGAAAGGAGGCAGCTGTGACCAGTCCATCGAGGAGGTGGACGAAACAGAGAATACAAAATTGCGAGTGGCCACGCATTACCGGAGTACATTTATTGACACCCAGACATTACGCAGAACTTGGGACAAACAGTACAAGCACGATGTTGCTTCTAGGTCTGTCAGAATTGTGGCCAGTTCGTCCACAGAGAGCACAGCAGCGGATGCCAGCAACTTATCAACTTCTGTGCCATCAACCCTCTCCCTTGGAACTACAGGGGACACTATTAGCACCATCTACCCCAACAGACCTTACACCGTCGCAGTGCGACCTAGCAGGACTTTAAGAAGAGAGGACAATGTAATCAAGTATAGCCCCATCACAACAGCTTTCAGGGCTCCCAGGACTCTCCAGCCTCCCCCTGGAACCTTCTACAAGCCCCCATCAGGGAGCAAAGCTAAAGCGCTGCAGAACTGTGTGTTAACTAACAGTgctgaggaagaagatgatgaggaggaggaggaggaggaggatgatgaggaggaggagttggggaTTGAGATAGAAGTGTCTGTAGATGAGCCTCTTGAAGAGGTCACAGAGGCTGAGCAGGTGGCCATGTCTCAGTCTCCCAGTTCTAGCCCTGAGGAACTGGGCCAAAACCAGGCCAAACCAGTGTACCAGAGACTAAGGCCCAGACGCCTCCAAGAGGTGGAACATCGAGAGGCTCATTTTGTGTGA
- the arhgap29a gene encoding rho GTPase-activating protein 29 isoform X1 → MLAAMLRQSTGGGSGGGGGTKLSLGISRLSSSSLGSAGPARVSKSGSVSLDSPDIPASDPNYIMQLVSDVRKFADVLLQLKEVFNSKEHQDCLHQAVHERLGELLRVLKAIISKHQSLNSVDILSTAGTVIATVKGVNFKEVNEENKQKLFGEIYTAIDTLAFTFGNVVSDFLMGDVENGSVLGLPLTKRSRSFENLSVESGGSGPEKDDPPGLCLPVRVEEVDRTLQRQDSGVESALLYAKAWSKYTKELLAWVEKRLNMDIECAKSYAKMAESAKTLASQQEFMPFREIYMTAFKNDSEYSQLVLHTAAVLQSNKFMQPLLARKNELDKLRKEVKEQWQREQKKMHEADSALRKARLLQVQRQEEYEKAKVSTSRLEEEQMGGGGGAAAAKQLEKRRRLEEDALQKAEEAREHCKACQIDVGEKRVDLANTKSEIITQIREMVSQCDLTLKAVTVNWFQLQQAQVVSLPVNHQSLCENAKLYEPGQRYIDFVRSLPTDGPRLESHSFDSAVTQSTGLPFNKRSLSGYHSSHSNLSQASVTSDLLGGDDVDSPINAQHTKIAERRSNSSIDIQALRIQTPFRPWATAGQGGGMCSDSESAGGSSESRSMDSPTASPGDFKRRLPRTPSTGTMSSADDLDEREPPSPSDNGLSEIVIETASSPGPFRNTQMSKAAQTHKLRKLRAPSKCRECDGLVVFHGAECEECSLACHKKCLETLAIQCGHKKLQGRLHLFGIDFTQAAKNSQDCIPFIIRKCTSEIENRALNMKGIYRVNGAKSRVEKLCQAFENGKDLVELSDLYPHDISNVLKLYLRQLPEPLILFRFYNDFIGLAKESQSVIVEELEALRLSPTPVASAQVSVDLNRVLFKIKDLLRQLPPAHYKTLQFLIEHLHRVTERSEENKMTASNLGIIFGPTLIKPRQADAEVSLSSLVDYPYQALIVELLIRHYEMVFDTPLSPLSISSPTEVDAHPSPDTRLTHQEKERRLSRHSKSLGDIKEQTSKVYKRHSSIIPSSHLLAEVEETTPSLDGSDFEPVDEVDSETLNGVLSSGVPEVPKPGERGLCRSQHITVTRVQLRQPRNKLSSRPVSMPAEQILSRGQVDENNSWNSADQDVRKGGSCDQSIEEVDETENTKLRVATHYRSTFIDTQTLRRTWDKQYKHDVASRSVRIVASSSTESTAADASNLSTSVPSTLSLGTTGDTISTIYPNRPYTVAVRPSRTLRREDNVIKYSPITTAFRAPRTLQPPPGTFYKPPSGSKAKALQNCVLTNSAEEEDDEEEEEEEDDEEEELGIEIEVSVDEPLEEVTEAEQVAMSQSPSSSPEELGQNQAKPVYQRLRPRRLQEVEHREAHFV, encoded by the exons ATGTTGGCTGCCATGCTGCGCCAGAGTACTGGTGGAGGGTCAGGTGGCGGTGGTGGAACCAAACTCTCTCTTGGCATCTCCCGCCTGTCTAGCTCCAGCTTGGGTTCAGCAGGTCCTGCACGGGTCTCCAAGAGTGGCTCGGTGAGCTTGGACAGCCCGGATATCCCCGCCTCAGACCCAAACTACATTATGCAGCTGGTCAGTGATGTCCGCAAGTTTGCTGATGTGCTTCTACAACTCAAAGAAGTTTTCAACTCCAAAG AGCACCAGGATTGCCTCCATCAGGCAGTCCATGAGCGACTCGGGGAGCTGCTGCGAGTCCTAAAGGCCATTATCAGCAAACACCAGAGCCTCAACTCAGTAGACATCCTCAGTACAGCTGGAACCGTCATCGCCACGGTCAAAG GAGTGAACTTTAAGGAGGTGAACGAAGAGAACAAACAGAAGCTTTTTGGAGAGATCTACACCGCTATCGACACATTGGCATTCACATTTGGCAATGT AGTGTCTGACTTCCTTATGGGAGATGTAGAGAATGGATCAGTGTTGGGGCTCCCCCTAACTAAGAGAAGCAGG tcttttgaGAACCTTTCCGTGGAATCTGGAGGATCCGGTCCTGAGAAAGATGATCCGCCAG GGCTGTGTCTGCCGGTTCGGGTGGAAGAGGTGGACAGGACGCTGCAGCGGCAGGACAGCGGGGTGGAGTCCGCGCTGCTCTACGCCAAGGCCTGGTCCAAGTACACCAAAGAGCTGCTGGCATGGGTGGAAAAACGTCTCAACATGG ATATCGAGTGTGCGAAGAGTTACGCCAAAATGGCAGAATCTGCCAAGACGCTCGCAAGTCAGCAG GAATTCATGCCTTTCCGTGAGATCTACATGACTGCTTTCAAAAATGACAGTGAATACAGCCAGTTGGTACTTCACACTGCAGCAGTACTCCAAAGCAACAAATTCATGCAG CCTCTCCTGGCCAGAAAGAATGAGCTGGACAAACTACGAAAAGAGGTCAAGGAGCAGTGgcagagagagcaaaagaaGATG CATGAGGCAGACAGTGCTCTGAGGAAGGCTCGGCTGCTGCAGGTCCAGCGGCAGGAGGAATATGAGAAGGCCAAAGTGTCCACCAGCCgcctggaggaggagcagatgggaggaggagggggagcagcGGCGGCCAAACAGCTAGAGAAGAGGCGCCGGCTGGAGGAGGATGCCCTACAGAAG GCTGAGGAGGCCAGGGAGCACTGCAAAGCCTGTCAGATTGATGTTGGAGAGAAGAGAGTGGATCTTGCCAACACCAAGAGTGAGATCATCACTCAGATCCGAGAGATGGTCTCTCAGTGCGACCTCACCCTCAAGGCT GTGACAGTCAATTGGTTCCAGCTCCAACAGGCCCAGGTTGTATCCCTCCCTGTCAACCACCAGAGTCTGTGTGAAAATGCCAAGCTGTACGAGCCTGGCCAGCGCTACATCGACTTTGTCAGGAGTTTGCCCACTGATGGGCCTCGCCTGGAGTCCCACTCGTTTGATTCAGCTGTTACACAAAGCACAGG GTTGCCTTTCAACAAGCGCTCGCTAAGTGGCTACCACTCGTCCCACAGTAACCTGTCGCAGGCATCCGTGACTTCTGACCTCCTTGGTGGAGATGACGTAGACAGTCCCATCAATGCCCAGCATACCAAGATTGCAGAACGGCGCTCCAACAGTAGCATAGACATCCAAG cACTTCGGATTCAGACCCCATTTCGTCCCTGGGCCACGGCCGGCCAAGGTGGAGGGATGTGCAGCGACTCAGAAAGTGCCGGAGGGAGCAGTGAGTCCCGCTCCATGGACTCACCCACTGCGAGTCCAG GAGACTTCAAGAGGAGATTACCCAGAACCCCCTCCACTGGCACCATGTCTTCTGCTGATGATCTGGATGAGAGAGAGCCTCCCTCGCCCTCTGATAACG GTTTAAGTGAGATTGTAATAGAGACAGCCAGCTCCCCAGGTCCCTTTAGAAATACCCAGATGTCCAAGGCAGCTCAAACCCACAAGCTGAGGAAGCTCAGAGCACCCTCCAAGTGTCGAGAGTGCGATGGCCTGGTGGTGTTTCATGGAGCAGAGTGTGAGGAG TGTTCTTTGGCCTGCCACAAGAAGTGTCTGGAAACCCTGGCCATCCAGTGTGGCCATAAGAAGCTCCAGGGGAGGCTTCACCTCTTTGGCATCGACTTCACACAGGCAGCGAAGAACAGTCAGGACTGCATTCCCTTCATCATACGGAAGTGTACGTCAGAGATCGAGAACAGAGCGCTCAACATGAAG GGTATCTACCGTGTGAATGGTGCCAAGTCTCGGGTGGAGAAGTTGTGCCAGGCGTTTGAGAACGGCAAGGACCTGGTGGAACTCTCCGACCTTTATCCCCACGACATTAGCAACGTACTCAAACTCTACTTGAGACAG CTTCCAGAGCCACTCATCCTGTTCCGCTTCTATAACGACTTCATCGGTTTGGCCAAAGAAAGCCAGAGTGTCATTGTGGAGGAACTGGAGGCGTTACGTCTCAGTCCCACCCCGGTGGCCTCGGCTCAGGTCAGCGTGGATCTCAACCGGGTCCTCTTCAAGATCAAGGACCTGCTGAGGCAGCTGCCACCAGCTCATTACAAGACGCTGCAGTTCCTAATAGAGCATCTGCACCG gGTCACAGAGCGGTCAGAGGAGAATAAGATGACGGCAAGCAACCTGGGTATCATCTTTGGCCCAACGCTGATCAAGCCAAGGCAGGCAGACGCAGaagtttctctctcctctctggtgGATTACCCCTATCAAGCACTCATTGTGGAGCTCCTGATCAGACACTATGAGATGGTCTTTGACACCCCCCTCAGTCCACTAAGCATCTCCTCGCCTACAGAGGTTGATGCCCACCCTAGCCCCGACACCCGCCTCACCCACCAGGAGAAGGAGAGGCGGCTGAGCAGGCACTCCAAGTCGCTGGGAGATATTAAGGAg CAAACCTCTAAGGTGTATAAAAGGCATTCCTCCATTATTCCTTCTTCCCACTTACTGGCTGAGGTTGAGGAGACCACGCCGAGCCTCGATGGAAGTGACTTTGAACCTG TTGATGAAGTGGATTCAGAGACCCTCAATGGGGTTTTATCATCAGGTGTCCCTGAAGTCCCGAAACCTGGCGAGAGAGGGCTCTGTCGTTCACAGCATATCACAGTCACCAGGGTCCAGCTTCGACAACCTCGCAACAAACTCTCCTCCCGGCCGGTCAGCATGCCAGCTGAACAGATTCTAAGCCGAGGCCAAGTCGACGAGAACAACAGCTGGAACAGCGCTGACCAAGACGTCAGGAAAGGAGGCAGCTGTGACCAGTCCATCGAGGAGGTGGACGAAACAGAGAATACAAAATTGCGAGTGGCCACGCATTACCGGAGTACATTTATTGACACCCAGACATTACGCAGAACTTGGGACAAACAGTACAAGCACGATGTTGCTTCTAGGTCTGTCAGAATTGTGGCCAGTTCGTCCACAGAGAGCACAGCAGCGGATGCCAGCAACTTATCAACTTCTGTGCCATCAACCCTCTCCCTTGGAACTACAGGGGACACTATTAGCACCATCTACCCCAACAGACCTTACACCGTCGCAGTGCGACCTAGCAGGACTTTAAGAAGAGAGGACAATGTAATCAAGTATAGCCCCATCACAACAGCTTTCAGGGCTCCCAGGACTCTCCAGCCTCCCCCTGGAACCTTCTACAAGCCCCCATCAGGGAGCAAAGCTAAAGCGCTGCAGAACTGTGTGTTAACTAACAGTgctgaggaagaagatgatgaggaggaggaggaggaggaggatgatgaggaggaggagttggggaTTGAGATAGAAGTGTCTGTAGATGAGCCTCTTGAAGAGGTCACAGAGGCTGAGCAGGTGGCCATGTCTCAGTCTCCCAGTTCTAGCCCTGAGGAACTGGGCCAAAACCAGGCCAAACCAGTGTACCAGAGACTAAGGCCCAGACGCCTCCAAGAGGTGGAACATCGAGAGGCTCATTTTGTGTGA